Below is a window of Verrucomicrobiia bacterium DNA.
TGGTCCGTGGGTGGCGCACCGAGCGAGCCCCAATTGCCTTCAAACGCCTGAAAACCATCGGCCTGATAGTTGTCTCACAGGCCGTTTTCGACTTGCTCACGCCGCAAGTTAGCTTCACTGTACATACATCTGGCGTCGTCATCGGCTTCCTTACGGCTTTCGTTCTCTACCGCCCGAAAGAATATGGACTTGCCGGCGCTACAACGACACCTTCGCAGTTTCCTACTCCCCGCTAAACTGACGGTCGCCGGCGTCGCCCATGCCGGGGACGATGTAGCCGCGGTCGTTCAGGTGGGAATCGGTCGCGCCGAGGTAAATCTCGACGTCGGGATACGCCTTGGAAAGTTTGCGGATGCCTTCGGGCGCGGCGAACAGGCCGAGGTACTTGATCTTCTTCGCGCCCCACTTCTTCAACCGCGCAACGGCGACGGAGGCCGATCCGCCCGTGGCCAGCATGGGATCGAGCACGAATACGATGTCAACCGGTTTGTCTTCAGAGAACCGGCTGTAATACTCGACGGGCTCCAGCGTCTTCTCGTCGCGGAACAACCCGAGGTGGTACACACGCGCTTCCGGCAGGAATTCCAAAATCCCATCCACCATTCCGAGTCCCGCGCGCAGGATCGGCACAAGTCCGACGCTCGCGCCAACATGTGCGCCCGTCGTCTCCGCCAACGGCGTGGCCACTTTCATGGTCTCCTGCGGCAAATCACGCGTCGCCTCATAGAAAAGCAGCACCGACAACGCGCGGATGCGGCTGCGGACGACCGCACGGTCGGAATTCTTGTCGCGGATATCGGTCAGGAAGCTTTGGGCCAGGGGATGGTTCAGGACATGGGCGGTCTCGCGCATCGCGATAGCTAGTGTAAGACGCGGATTGGATTATTCAAGCGGAGAAACGAATCGCCCGAACCGGATGCCCCTGTGGGATGGTGGTCTCCTCGGGAACTTCCACGAGGCAATCGGCGTTCGCAAGGGAGGAAATCACATGCGAACCCTGGCGAGGCATCGGTTTCGCCAGCCACTTCTCGCCGTCCCGCCGCAGGTTCGCCCGCATATAGTGCACACGATCACCGCGGTTCACGAAATCTTCCGCCGCTTCCGCGGTCACCGTTGGCAGGTCGATCTCGGCAGCGCCCCGCATCTTGAGCAACGCCGGTCGTACCAGGATGAGGAACGTCACCGCGGCGCTGACGGGATTGCCCGGCAACCCGAACGCCAACTTTTCCCCGTGCGCGCCAAATACAAACGGCTTGCCGGGCCGCATCGCGATCCTCCAAAATTTCTGTTCGCATCCCAATTCCGCCAGCACGTCCTTCACGAGGTCATATTCGCCGACAGAAACGCCACCGACGGTGATCACCGCGTCGCATTCGCTCAGGCCATAATCGATCTTTTCGAACAAATCCTCGCGCGTGTCGTCCGCGATGCCGAGTTCAACCGGCTCGCACCCCGCTTGTTTCACCAGCGCGCCGAGTGAATAGCTATTCGCATCATAAATCTGGCCGGGGCGCAACGCGCGCCCCGGTTCGATGATCTCCGCTCCCGTTACCAACACGCCCACCCTCGGCCGCGGGTAAATCGTAAGTTGGGCCAGCCCGACCGCCGCCGCCAACCCGAGTTGCGCAGGGCCGAGCACCCGGTTTGAACGCAGTACAATCTCACCCTTCGTCGCGTCATCGCCGGCACAACGGATGTTTTCGCCCACCTCCACGGATTCCTCGACCGCAATATATCCTTCATGGTGCGGTCGCGTGTCCTCCTGCATCACCACTGCGTCCGCGCCTTCGGGTATCGGCGCGCCCGTGAAAATCCGCGCGCACGTCTGCGGCTCCAAACGCGCGCCGGCCGCCGTGCCCGCGGGCACTGTGGACGTCACGCGCAAATGAATCGGGTTGTTCTCATTCGCACCTGCTACGTCGGAAGAACGCACTGCGTAACCGTCAACCGCGCTATTGTCCCACAGGGGTAAATTGATGGGCGACGCAACATCCTGCGCCAGCACGCAATCCAGGGCCTCGACCAGAGGAACGGCTCGCGCCGAGAGTGTCCGCACTGCCGACAAAATGATTTCCCGCGCCTCGGCAACCGCGAGCATCTCGCCGCCGTTAACGGGCTTCGTCGCCAACATGCACCTCTCCTTCCATAATGTCCGCCGTCGCGAACTGCGCCCGCACCGGCTCCGTAATCCGCACGACGCCCACCCATTTGCCATTGCGGTAGACATCCACACGCGTTCCCACTGCTGGCACCACCCGTGACGTGAAATCGATCACCACAAAACCATGTTCCGAGTTCAGCGAGACGATCCTGACGCCCGTGGTTCCCGGCACGTACACAGAAGATTCGAGCTGCAACTTGTCCGGCTGGGCCGTAACTCGTGCCGGCGGATTCATCGCACATCCCAGGCAACCCGCGACAAGTGTCGTCGCAAGAATCACCCCGGCGATCCGTCTCACTGCCGGGGACGGAAATCGTCGACTTATCACAATTTTCATGCCTCCGCTCGAGAAATTGGCGCGCCTGGCGTGATTCGAACACGCGACCGCCGGATTAGAAATCCGATGCTCTATCCAACTGAGCTACAGGCGCCCGGATTGTTCATTACTGGCTGACAGCCTATCAAAATCTACTCTGCCATTTTCACCATTTTCAACACCAGCCGCAAGCAGATACGCCGTGGCCATCAAGTCATCTTCCCTTTCTCCTTAATCTGCCCCGTCGCCGGATTGCAAGGCGCCGAGCCCGAAGGGTTTCGCGCCGATCGCACCCGGGGGCTGTGTGACGGTCTCCAGACCACGCACGTCGCCCGACCGAAGGTCTCAAGGCCTCTTTTACCTCCCATTTTGGGTTCGTTTTCGGTAAATGCCCGCATTTTACCCCCTCAAATTGGGTTCGTTTTCCAAAACGAACCCAATTTTGTTCGTCGCCTCCAAATACATAAGTCACTAATAACAAGTGGTATATGCGTTGGTTTTCACAAAACCAATTTGGGTTCGTTTCGCAGAAACGTATAATAGGCCCCTCCCTCATGTATAGTGGCGCGGGCAGCCCGGCCTTCGTAGCGTCCTCGCGAAGTAGGCTCCCGCCCGTGTCTTTCCGCCTTCGAGTTGAACAGGCGTCCCGCCTGTAGCCTTCCGCTGTTGCACCCAGGAGGCGTGCTCGGCCTTCGACTGCTCTTCCGTAGTCATACCGCCCACCATACCACTATCGGAATCCGATTTCCAGAAGAAAGGTGTGGGCTGTCGAATCCCGCGAGAACTGCGGTGTTGGTATGCAGAGGGCCGTTGTCAAAACGACGAATTCCCGCCCAGGCTAATTCGGCATTGATAGCCAAAGATGTCGCAGTGTGATAGCGCCTGCTCGCTTACCTCTGAGCACAAAGCTACGCCTGTGACGGGTAATAGCAACTGCCGGTTTGTGAGCGCTAATCTTACAATCGCGCGGCTTGCCGATAGCGTTGATTTTATTCGCACGGGCTTGGAACGGCTGTACTAAAGCTGCGGATGGTTTCTGGTGCACAGTATTATATCCAATCATCAGCGCTTCGGTCATTGCCCAGGCGTAGTCACCGACGATAAAACGTTCAATCCCGGCGTCGCAGTAGTCTGCAAGAAGGGAGTGCGCTGCATCCACAGGTTTACACTCGATGAAGATTCCATCCTGCGACCGTTTTACATTCGGGCGATCGGCGAGATACGCAACCATATCGGGTTTCTTACTGGTCTTGACACCGTCGTAGTTCCGTACTTCGGGCCGTTTGATGCTGGAAAAGACGTCGCCCGTGAATCCGTTCACCAAGTTGGAATCCAATAAGTGGTCCTCGAGAATCTCGTGAAGGTGGGTAGTAAAATCGACCTCATGTGCAGAGCTAGGATCGAATGGTCGTGGCGGATCTACGTGCAAGATGTTCCACGCTGCCACTACAGCTTCTTCGATGACGAGAAAGACCGCAAGAGTTACCCCGGGATGTGGCAATGAGAACCCCTGCTCCCTCCTCGCCGTCGAATCGACAGACAGTCCAAATCCCATTCGTTTATTCCTCGAAAGGTCCCATACCTTCGCTCAGAATCCTTATCGCACAGAGTCGCGCACGGGAAGCCGTCCAGTAACGTGAATGGTTCAAAATGGCGACGATCAGTGTACGCGGGATTTCTGCATCAATCATTGCCATACTTGCCCCGGTACCGCTGGCTAACTCCAAGGCGCTTGCAATCACAGTGTCATCAAGGTCATAACTAAGTTCGGGCGTGTTCGTTATCACTATCGCGGAGAACGGTGCGTCTTTAGCGCCGGCGCCGATGTCGCTGAGCGTGACACAGACACCTTGACCGATGCGTTTGAAGAATGGTCGTAAGACGGTTTCCATCCGAGCACAAAATTCAGTGCACTGTTGCGGCTTCGGTGATGCACTGGCCCTCCTACGGACAGATTTGAAAGGGAGCTCCACACTCAAGGTGTCACGAATGACTTCCATGTCACGTGGTTTGAGATCGTAGAGATCGGCGAAGAAGCCGTCTATGTCCGCGAAGACTTGAGCGTCTTCGCCAAGTAACCGTTCGCTGAGTTTTTGAGCCAAGGTTCGTTGGGTGTGGGACAGCTTTGCCCAAGGAATAATTGGAAAGCCTTCGAGATCTTCTTTATAGATCACACGGCGCTCTGCTCCGAGCTTTGGGCTTGTGAGCAGGGCGTAATGCATCCATAAATCGGAGTGGGTTACGAGTTGGAGGTAGCGAACCAAAGCCCGACCTTCTGGGTGTCCGGCACCAGAGAAGCCGTGGAAGCTTTGGTTGAAGGCGACATCTTTCTGTGCAAGCCATGCTCTGCCGTTTGCGCGTGCGATTCCGGGCGATTCCTTAACCAAAACGAGGGGAGCTCTGTAGTATTCACGGGATCTCGGGCGAGCAGCGGTAGTGCGAGCGAATAGCGGAAGCACCGAAGTCCTCACAGAGAATTTGAAGTGAGCTCTCGCAGTGACATTCGGCAAGCCCTCTAGAAACGAGGCATCCCTTTGTCCTTTTTTCTTAACTGAATAGCCGTTAGTACAGAGTAACTTCAAATCCTCTTCCCAGTACCGTTGTAAAGGTACGCCGTCGCTCTGTTTCACCTTGCGTACGACCTCAATGTCTAAAGCGGTGCCGAGCGCAAGGGCCTTCCACAGCCACGGCTCAGCAAAGGTCTGTTCAAGACTGACCTCCTCAATTGATTTCGAGTCTACGCGAATTTCGCCACGGTCATTCAGTGCCTCGTCAGGATGCACCGTGATCCAGCGCACTGTATGGTCCGGTTTTGGCGGACGGTTACGGGCGAAGAATAAGAGAAAGGGCTGTTGCATCTCTGGCCACACGTTAGTGTCGGAAAGATTCGAGCAGTTCAGCATCCCGGTCACAGTGACGGCCTGCAGGATTGCTTCTCGTGCACGCTGGCCGATGTCACCCTGCTTGAAGAGTAGCCGTGCTGGTAGTACGAATGCTATTCGCCCACTCGGTTCGCACCACTGCATTGCTCGCCAAACAAACGGCAAGTCTGGCACGCTATCAGGGTTCTCGTAGGATTCCGCGAGGGCGGTAAGATTGCGCTCGTTAAGGACTTCACGTCCGATTGCGTGGAATGTCGTAGCGACCGCCTTTTTTGACTCGTCGAGGCTCCTCCAAGGCGGATTGCAGAGGACCATCTGGTAGCGTCCACGATGGCCTTCCAGCATTTGTAGATCCAGACTTCCTACCACCGGGCCTTTTTCGGGGTCTTCTTTGCGCCGGCAGTTAAAAAGCACCGCGCCGCGCAGGTTTTTGAATCGCAAGGCGTGAGGGGGGGTGGGCTTCGGGTCGAGTTCAACCGCCGTTAGATAAAGGCTAAGTGCGGCAAGCCGAAGCGCCGATTCACTGATATCAAAACCACGTAACTGTTTATTGAGAATATCGCGGATTATGCGTCGATCAGGCCGCTGACCCATGGCCTTCCAACGTTCTTGATAGAGGCGTCGAAAGGCGAGAACGAGGAATACCCCAGCGCCACAAGCCGGATCCAACACATGCGCTTTACCTCCTCTCCGCATGCCGTCAAAAGCGTCGTCCACGAGATACTCCGCGATCCGCCGTGGTGTGTAGTGCACACTTGTGTCTTCCGCTTCCTCGGGCTCCCATTGCCAGACAAACCCTTCGTATACTTGGCTCAACAAACCAACTGGTACATGTGCAAAATCAAACGTGCTCCAGTCCATGCGTAACTGTTGTTGATAGCCCCCGCCCGCTGGCTCCTCGTCCCGCAGAATGGCACGCAGGTGTTTAAAAACCTCATTGTCAGGAAGCGCAAGTTGACGAAACCACGCAAGATTCCCCTTTCCGGATAGCGGTAGAAAGTCGCCATTGAACGTGTTGTCAAGCCACTGGCAAGTGTGAACGGTTTTTGTGGCATCTAAGAAGCAGTCATCTAGGCGTCGGGCACCGGGCGCGATCTCTTGGAGGTTCTGCGCTGTCACAACTCCGCGATCGCTCAGAAAACGGAGGAAAAGAGCACGACCAACCAATGACAGGATGTCGCGCCGCTCGATGCGGGGACTTGCCGCACCAACTCTATTCGCGACTTCTGTGAGAAGCTTGAACATGGCTTGGTATACGAAGTCTGCGTTTGGCGTTCCTTTTGGGTCATATTCGCCAAGGGCCATGCGCGCAAAGAGAGAGCGCGCATTCGGTGTGTTTGGTTGAAACTCCTCCCAATTCTGCGAGCGAGTATCGAGGCTGACAGGAATAACGCGGACCAATCCCGGCTCCACGATGGCAAGAAAAGCGCGCTCGCCGCGACTGCCGAGAGCGCGGCGCAAACGGCGTAGTTCTTGATCGTCCCATTTGTGATCTGCGGAAAGCTTGTCATTTCTAATGAAGTAGAGCAGAGGGCGGTCGCGACTCTCCGCCACACCGTCCGGCACGACTTTGCCGCCGCCATTATAAGGGCCGGGACACAAGTCTAAGTAATTCAGCAGTTCTGGTCCAGGGGTCGGGACGAATAACTTTACATTCTGAATGGGAACACCACACCCCATGATCGCGTGCGGAATCGCACCGTGGTTAACATGAGAAGCAGGAGTGCGCCATTTCCGTGTGCCACTCATAACCTCCAAAAACGAATAACGCTCCTTGTTGGCTTCAGAATCCCTTACCAGAACCTCGTGTGCGGCGAGAGATTAGCATATGAGAAATAAATTACAAGCGGAAATCGTTGACAGTTATGGAGTTCGGAGTGCAGTCCGCCGGCATGGGCGAAATATGGCGGTTGTGAAGCGGTTGGTAGAGGACGGCGTAGTTGTTGCCGTCACCACGAGAAGCTGGATTTCAGGTATACGCGCGATTCCGCCGCCTCGAACCCGGGAGACTCGCCTCAGCCTTAATCCCACCGACTGCCCTCAATGCCCGTAACCGACCCGATCATCGGCTTCGAGGTGTTCAACCAGCGTCGTGCTCCCACGGCTTCAATCCCGCGTTGACACGCTCAACGGCAAAGCGCTCTCGTTTCGCCGGGTCGTAAATCAATCACTCTTTAACAGTGATATTATTGCGGACTTCTCGCCCGCCCGCTGCATCTCTGGCGATGTCCCCGGCCCTGCTTTTCAGATCTCTTGTGTTCACAAATCCGCTTAACTGGACAACGTCCTTGAATGTCTCCACATTCACTCCCTCGAAATACTTGCGTTGATGGCTGTCCGCCAGTGCTGCGCTCACATGAGAAGATGTGGCGCGGTCATCAATCCGTTCGCCGGTGCTTTGCGTGTAGCGGCCGCTGGCGCAGCCAATCACACCAACGAGTAATGGCAACGCCCCGAGATAAAGGATCAATCCCAACGCGTTGAAGGTCCTGCTCCTGTTTGGAGATATTTTTGACATATGGTCCCTTTCTTTTTCTACGGCTAATAGTTTGCCAGGACTTCAGACTATAGTCGTGCGCCAGATGTTTGCCATGGGGTGAAACCCTACTGTGGATCGCCGGGGCGGTAGCGGATTATCGCCTGTAGCAATTGTCTCTAAAGATCGAAAAACGACAGGGCGTCCATTGATGACCACAAGGGAGAACGCCCCGGCCGACGGCAAGCAGCGTCCCGTGTCGCGCGAGATGGGCACGCACCTTGATCACCACGGTCAGTGGCAGGTTGGCGGAACGGCCTCACAGCCCCGGGTTGCGCCCTTTCTGTAAAAAGCACACACTTCCCATCCCGCCCGAAGATCCACCCCTCATACAACCATCCCAGAAATTTCCCGCCATAGGCATAGATCCCATTCCCCGAGAGCCACCCCGCCGGTGTGCCATCTTGCATATAGATGGACTCTTTGTCACCGTCGACGTACGCCACGGCGTGCCCGTGTTTGTCCCAAAGGTCAGTCGTCATATGCCAGCTTCGGCGGAGGTGGGTTTGAGTTGGGCTGCGTTTGGAATTGGATTCGCTGCCGGGGGTGCGGTACGGCGCCGCCCAACAGCGATCCAATTGTTTCGTTACGCTTTTCTGCCCTCATGCCGGCTAATGCTCGTCGTGATCCGGATGTTTCTGCTCGTGCCGTTCTTCTTGCTTCTGATGCGGATATTTCGCCCTCACTTCATCATGGTGCCGGTACGGCTCAGGCGAATCGAGATTGACCGTCACGTGAGAACGCAACACGAAGTTCTGCGGCACGCGCGCACCCGAACGCCACGAACCGCCATCCGACCAATAATAGACATGCCGGTGGGGTTCGAAATACACTTCCGCATCCGGGTAATACACATACGAATACGAAACGCCGACGGCGGGGCCGCGCGAGTATTCGTGAGGGCGCTCTACATAACAGCCGACCAGCCCCAGCACACTGCTGATGGCGAAGGTGAGTACAATGAGTCTCTTATTCATATTTTCCTTTATTGTTGCCTCGAGAGGTTTCACTACACCAAAGATAAGTCGGGCAGCGGTCAACTGCGATAGGGTGTTCACCCCATCTTAAGAGAGACCGCTCTTGGCGCAGCTTATGGCCAATCATCAAGTAGGGAGCAACGGCCCGGGTCTGTTTTTACCATTGATTGTCAGACACTCACGGCACGTCAGTGGCCAAACGGGATGATGATCCGCACACCCACATACGGCTTACTGCCTTGTCCCGTGTCAAGGTCGAGCTTCACGCGCACGTTGTTCAGTAACACTCCAGAAGAAGTTGCCCGCGTGTGGCGCAGGCCGCCCTGATCAAAGCTGAAATCAGCCTGGTTCTCGACGCTCTTGACGAAGCGATCGACGGCAAACACCGCCGTGTCGAGACCGTATTTGGCGGCCTGGATCTGGCGTTTGACGGATGACGAGGATTTTTGCGGCGGGCTGTATTCTGCTTCAAAACGCTCCCACGCCTCGATGTCCGTCGGCTTGCGCTGGGGCGCCAGCATCGACTGGGGCTCACATTCGGGAAGGGCCACACGATGGGTCCGTTCGCTGACGTTGCTCCGTACGGACTCCACCGGAATTGTGGAAATCGATAAGGAGGCCATCAGGAACGGGGACTCGGAGTTTTGCGCAGTAGCGGCCGGGACGGCCGACCAACAGGAAAGACACGCGGCCGTCCCGGATATGGTTGAGTGCCAGTGGCTGAGGATGCTACGTTTACTGCAACGGCTCACGACGACCTCTTATTCTCTTGGTCCTCTAATCCTTCTTTTCGTCGTCTTTCCCGGGCTTCTGCTCGGTTGGTTCCTTGGTCGCTGCGGGCCGATCGGTCGCGGGCTTGGACTCAACCTTCCCGTCAGGTTTGGTCTCATGTTTCGTCTCGGGCTTGGTCGCCGGCTTGGCTTCCGGGCCAGCGGGAGGGGCTTTGGCCTTTTCGCTCCCGGTCTCACTCGCCTTTTCCGGCCGCACGCGATTCTCCTCGGCGGGCTTCGCAACCGGGATCGGCTTGTCGGCTGGGTGGACTTCCTTCTTCGTTACCGGCGGCTGTGGTTCGGCCGTCGTTGTGGCTGGCTTCTCAGCCCGATGCGGCTCTTGTGCAGGGACTACTTTCTTTTCAGCCGGTTCAGCCTGATTGCGAACTGGCGTCGGGGCTGCTTTCTCGGTGGTCGATGTTGGCGTCGGATGCTTAACGGCGACCTTCGCTTCCTCTTTGGTGCGCAGTTCGCGAACAGGCGCCGCTTGAATCTTTCGTCCGCTTGCCTTTTCGATGATGACAGTATCGGGGCCCTTGTTGATCACGGTCTTGTTAATGATGGTGGTGTTATTCACAATCACCGTTGTTGGGCGGATCGGCTCCAGAAACCGTCGTTCCTCGACAAAGACAACCCGTGGCGAGATGATGTTCACCTCGACTCTTCCGGACGGGGACAACGGCGCCCAACCAATGTAGCCACCCCCCTCATGCCAGGAGACCCACGCCGGAGCCCAGACCGTCTGCGGCACCCAAAACCAGCCGAATTCCGCGTCCATATCCCAGCGCCCATAGTGGTAGGTGGCCCAGCCCCAGGGCTCGTCGCTGACCCAGTACCAGCCGGCATCGGTGCGCTCCCAACTGCCATTGCAGTACGGGCGCCATCCAACCTCCACCCGGGACGGCCTCCAACAGCGTCCGTAGGATCCGACCACCACCCATTCCCCTTGCGGGGCGAGCGGCTCATAAAAATCGCTTTCGCTGTGAATCGTCACTCCCACCGATATCTCGGCGGCGCAAGTGACGCGCCCCGTCAATGTCGCGAAAAGCGCGACGCACAAAACGAATCCGACTTTTCCTGCCAAACGTTTGGTTCCATTCATAGAGTCATCCTTCTGTCCAATAAATCAAAAGCGCGTTGTTGTTTTTGGAACACAACGACGTGGGCATTAACGGCGAGCCGGATGATTCCTCTGGCTCTGCGATTCCCGCAGACGCTGTAAACGGTCTCGATGAGACTGCCAAACGTCAATGCCCTCTTCTTGTGATTGGCTTGCATGCCCCCACGATAAGCCGGGAAGTCCTGCAGGCGCTATGGGGTGTTCACCCCACCGGTGCGTTCACTGAACCAGCCGCGACCAGCCTCCGGAGCTACGGTCAACACCCCATATCATTCCGCTGCCATCCCACGTACTTTTCTTGCATGAACAATAATTTGAAATGGTCAGCTTTGAAATTGGCGGTCTTATTGGGCACACTCTCTGCATTGCTTACGGGATGCTTTATCTGGCGAGACCACGATCACGATCGGGGCGAATCCCGCCATGAAGAACATGAGGAAAATGAGCATCATGATCAGGATCGTCACGACGACCAAGATCACCATTGAGAATGAGACCACCATTGGTGGTCAGGATCATCCATGAGGAAGCAGTGAAGGCCGCCTAGCGCAAGGAACCGCGCTCTGTGCCACCCAAATCTCTGAAATTATCGCCGCTGGTCATGTCGGGCGCGCTGGTGTTGATCGTCGCCTCGATATACTGGGCGCGCCCGGTCCTGATACCGGTGGCGCTGGCGATGTTGCTGACTTTTCTACTAAGCCCCGCGGACAGCGCGCTTCAACGCCTCGGCCTGGGGCGGGCGGTCTCGGTCGCGCTACTGGCGATAATAACATTTTCTTTGATTGGCGTCATCGGTTGGGCCATCTCCGTCCAGGTGAAGGAAATCGCCAAGAATCTACCCAGCTACCAGGGCAACATCAAAAAACGGATCGAGGATTTGCAAGTGGGCCAGGGAACGACGCTGGATAAAGTCCGCATTGAGTTCGAGCAATTAATCGGCGACGTGACCACCAACGCGCCGTCGACTGAGCAAGCTCGCCAGCCAGTCCTGGTCGCGGTGCAGGGCGGCAGGTTTTCCTCTGGGATATGGCAATTCTCGCCGATGATTCAGCCGCTGCTGGAATCGCTGTTCTACATCTTGTTGGTCGCCACCCTGGTGATTTTCATGCTCTTGGAACGTGACGAGTTGCGCAACCGCGCCATTCGCCTGCTCGGCTACGGACGACTGAGCCTGGCGACTCAAGCGCTCGATGAAGCCGGCCAACGAGTTAGCCGTTATCTCTTCGCCCAATTCATCGTCAACGCCTGCCTGGGCGTGGTGATTGGCCTGGGGCTGTTTCTGCTGGGAGTACCTTACGCGCTATTGTGGGGATTTTTGATCATTTTCCTGCGGTTCGTTCCCTACATCGGAATCTGGATTGCGGCGATCCTTCCGTTCGCAGTCAGCCTCGCCACCTCCTCAAACTGGTGGCAACCGTTGTCCGTGATCGCGCTGTTTGCCGTGCTCGAGCCTATCGCGGCGTTGGTCATTGAGCCGATGCTGTTCAGTCAAAGCGCCGGCACCTCCAAGCTCGCCATGCTGATCGCGATCGCATTTTGGACCTGGCTGTGGGGCCCCGTCGGACTGCTGTTGGCAACGCCGTTGACTGCATGCCTGGCCGTCGTCGCGAAGTACGTCCCGCAACTCGAATTCATCGCCGTGCTCCTCGGTGACGAGCCGGTCATGCAGACCTCCGTAAGCTATTACCAGCATTTGTTGACGATGGATCAAGACGAGGCCGAGGCGATTGTGGAAGAACAGTTGCGGACTCATCCGGTCGGGCACGTCTTCGACGAAGTGTTGATTCCCGCCCTGCATTACGCCAAACGGGACAGCCGCCTGGGCGTCCTGACGGATGACGAACAAGAGTTCATTTACAGGTCCACACGTGAGATCATCGAAAGAATTGGCCTTCCATCCACCCACCCAACGTCGTTGATCAACACCGCCGCCAGCACTGTAAGTGTCAACAAAATCCGCATCCTGGCCTGGCCCGCTCATGACGAAGCTGACGCCATTGCGCTATTGATGCTTCAACAACTGCTCGATCCGACGCGCTATGAGGTGGAAATCAGCCCCGCCGGTAAGCGCTTGCCCGAAATCCTGCAGGAGGTGGAACAGAAAAGTCCGGCGTTATTCTGCGTTGGTTTTATTCCGCCTGGCGGATTGTCGGCCAGCCGCCACGTAAGTAAGCTGCTGCGCGCCCGACTCCCCGAACTGACCATCGTGGCGGGCCATTGGGGATTGCTCGAGAAAGTTCATAACGACCGCGAAGCCCTCCTGGCTGCTGGCGCCACCCATGTCACTGCCACCCTCATCGAAACCCGCGACCAGATCGTCCAAGCCCTGCATCCCCGCGTCAAACTCCAGCCTGACGCAGCAGTGTCCTGATTCAATGATGTGCACTCTACCGAACTCATGCAACACGCTGGGCAATGGCGGCCAATCTCCGCACTGAATCATTCAGCGGTTGCCATTTCCTGGTCTCGCTGGGAATCGTTGCAGGCCAACGGCTGGAATGCCGGACCGGTGGTCAGCACCTCAATCGCGCGGTCGTCGTCGGATGTTCTGAAAACCAGATAATGACGGTCACAATCCCTTTGCGAAGTATAAGAATAGAGAACTTCAATTCCCGCGTTGGCGAGCTCGACACCAATCTGATCTACCCAGCCCGAGCGATTGATTGGGCCTATCAAGATGACGGGGTTG
It encodes the following:
- a CDS encoding AI-2E family transporter, yielding MPPKSLKLSPLVMSGALVLIVASIYWARPVLIPVALAMLLTFLLSPADSALQRLGLGRAVSVALLAIITFSLIGVIGWAISVQVKEIAKNLPSYQGNIKKRIEDLQVGQGTTLDKVRIEFEQLIGDVTTNAPSTEQARQPVLVAVQGGRFSSGIWQFSPMIQPLLESLFYILLVATLVIFMLLERDELRNRAIRLLGYGRLSLATQALDEAGQRVSRYLFAQFIVNACLGVVIGLGLFLLGVPYALLWGFLIIFLRFVPYIGIWIAAILPFAVSLATSSNWWQPLSVIALFAVLEPIAALVIEPMLFSQSAGTSKLAMLIAIAFWTWLWGPVGLLLATPLTACLAVVAKYVPQLEFIAVLLGDEPVMQTSVSYYQHLLTMDQDEAEAIVEEQLRTHPVGHVFDEVLIPALHYAKRDSRLGVLTDDEQEFIYRSTREIIERIGLPSTHPTSLINTAASTVSVNKIRILAWPAHDEADAIALLMLQQLLDPTRYEVEISPAGKRLPEILQEVEQKSPALFCVGFIPPGGLSASRHVSKLLRARLPELTIVAGHWGLLEKVHNDREALLAAGATHVTATLIETRDQIVQALHPRVKLQPDAAVS